In Candidatus Baltobacteraceae bacterium, the sequence GTGAGCAATCATTGGATCGAGCTGCACCAGGACGGCAACATCGCGACGTTCGTGCCGATCGTCGTCATGGATTGCTGGGAGCACGCGTTCATCAAGGACTTCAAGCCGTCCGAGCGCGGCAAATACATCGAAGCGTTCTACGCAAATCTCGATTGGGCCGCGTGCGAGGCGCGCCTACCGAAGTAGGGTAACGCCGATCTCGCGCGGCTCGACGAAGAGCGAACGCGAATGGGTGTAAAAGACGAGCCCCGGGGCCGCCGACGGACGCTTGCGCACGAACTTTCGCAGCGTGAAGTCGACGGTGACCTTGGGGCTCGTCTTTGCTTTGGAGTGGAGCGCCGCAAGCGAGGCGGCCGCTACGATGTCGGGATCCGCAGGTTCCCCGCGTTCGTCGCGCTGCAGGATGACGTGCGCTCCCGGCTGGTTCTGTACGTGAAACCACAGATCGTTCGGGCGCGCGACGCGAAACGTGAGGTCCGCATTTTCGACCGGCGTGCGTCCAACGAAAATTCGCGAGCCGCTCGCGGTCGCATACTGCAGCGGTTTGCGTTTGCGCCCCGCGTTTCGAACGCGCGGCTTCCCCCGATGTGCGTCGAGCCCCGCGATGGCCTCGGCGACGTCGCCGATCTCGCCCTCGGCGGCGCGCTCGAGTTCCCAGCGCAAATGCCCGATATCCTCAAGGCCCGATTCGAGATCGGCGCGCCGCGCGGCGAGATGCTCCGCGGTCGATCCGAGTTTTTTATATTTGGCGAAGAACGCCGTCGCCCGCTCCTTCGCCGTGGTCCGATCGAGGCCGTCGAGTTCGTGCAGGGTCGCGTAAATCGCGTCGCCGCGCTCGCGCAAGCTTCCGCGCTCCCCCGCCGCGCGCAGCATGCCGGCGATCTGCGCCAGCTCCGAGCGCAGTTTGCGTTCGCGGTCGGCCAGCGTTCGTTCCAAATCGCGCCGCCGCTTCGCGAGCCGATCGCTCTGGTCGGCATGCGTGTGAGCGCTGCGATCTTCGCCGAAGATCGCAAAGATATCGCCGGCCCGTTCCAGAGTGAGTTCGGCGAATTGCGGCAGCGCCGCGAGATGCGCTTGCACGAGCGCACCGTCGCGGCGGTAGACGTAGAGCGGTTCGCGCGCCGCGTCGTCGCGCAGCAGCGCGTCGACGATGGCCGCTCCGCGCTCGGGCCCGTAGCCGTCCATCAGCAGTTTCGGTACGTACCGCGTGCCGTCGAGCGGCGGCGGTTGATAGGTTTGGCCGGTTTCGACCGCGCGCGTGCCGTTCTCGGCGAGTGAAAATTCTTTGGCGGCCGCAACCACGGTTTGATCCTTGAGCAGAACGACGTTGCCGAAGCGCGGGACGAGTTCGCAGACCAGTGCGTAGCCGCTTTCGACGCCGAATCGCGAACGCGTACCGAACTCGAGGCGCAAGAGCCGGTCGCCTTTGCGCGAGCGCACGGCTTGCAGGACGCTCGCGCGCAAAGCCGCGCCGGCGGCCCGCACGAATCCGGGCTCGTCGGCGATCGGCAGTTCGCCATCCTCGAGCGTCACGACCGGCGTCGGCGCAAACGAATCGATACAGAGCAGCGTCGTCGTACCCCGATGCCAGAGCGCGAGCGCAAGGCGGCCGTCGGCGAGCCCGCCGACATCGCGAACGCGCGCACCGCGCAGGCGCTCGCCCAGGTCGCGCGCCGCTCGATAGATCAGGAGCCAGTCGGTATACACGGTGGCAGTCCCTTCGCGTTTGGGTATGAGTTCACCATGCGATATCTGGCGATCGTCACGTTCGGCCTCTTTCTGCTGGCCGGTTGCTCCGGCGGCGGCGCAACGCCATCGGCCCATCCCGACGGCTGGACCGCGCTTGCCGGAAGTTCCGGCTCGACGTTCGCTAACGGCGGCGCACGTTTTACGCTAAAGAAGAAGCCGTATTCAGGCGGAATCAAAGACTACGCGTCGACGCTGACGACCGACACCATTCTTACCGACCGGAATGCGAAATTCGTGCAGGCCGTGCCGTTTCCGGATTGTCCCGGTGAGGCGGGCCTCCAGCGCTTTACGATCGGCGGAAAAACGCCGGGGCTGCTCGAGATCGGATTCACCGTGACGGGCAACATGGCGATCACCGCGAGCTATTTTCGCCCGAAGGGCATGCCGGCGGATCCCGCCGCCCGCGATGCGATCAAGACCGACGTCTGCACGGTCGTGGTCTAGCTAAAGCGGGCGACGAGTTCGCGTTTTAGCACTTTCCCGCTCGGTCCGAGCGGAAACGCTTCGACGAATTCGACGCGTCGCGGATACTTGTAGCGCGCGAGCCGTTCTTTCGACCATGCGATCAGGTCTGCGGCGGCGGGAGCCGGCGTTTCGGAACCGAGCACGATGACGGCGACGATCTCTTCTCCGTGAACCGGATCGGGGATGCCGATCACCGCGACTTGCGCGATCGCCGGATGCCGAACGAGCACGTCTTCAACCTCACGCGGATAAACGTTGTAACCGCCGCGCAGCACCATGTCTTTTTTGCGGTCGACGATCGAGACGAAGCCGTCGGCGTCTTGCGTGCCGAGGTCGCCGCTGCGAAACCAGCCCTCGACCATCACCGCGGCGGTCGCTTCGGGCCGGTTCAGGTAGCCCTTAAAAACGTTGTGGCCGCGGATGACGACTTCCCCGATCTCACCGGTTGCGACGAACTCGATGCGGTTTTCGATCTCGGCGTCGGCGATTCGCAGATCGACGCCCCAGATTGCGCAGCCCACGGTCCCGGCCTTGCGGCCGAATGCTTGCTGGTTAAAAGAGGCGACGGGTGAAGTCTCGGAGAGTCCGTACCCCTCGTAGATCGGCGCGCCGAACTCGGCCTCGAAGCGCTCGAGGATGGCGAGTGGAAGCGCGGAGCCTCCCGACGAACACGCCCGCAGCGCGGGCCGGCGGGGGTCTTTTTTCGCGGCCTCCAGCAGGGCGAGGTACATCGTGGGGACGCCGCTAAAGAGCGTGACGTTTTCGCGAACGAGCAGATCGAGGGCGGCCGCACCGTCGAAGCGCGGCATGAGGACGACGCTCGCGCCGATTCGGAACGCCGTGTTCATCACGCAGGTTTGCCCGAAGGAGTGAAAGAGCGGCAGGCACCCGAGCATGACGTCCTCCGGCTGCACCGCGAAGAGATCGAAGGCGCTGACTTGGGCGTTCATCACCATATTGAATTGGCTCAACAGGGCGCCCTTGGGCGCTCCGGTGGTGCCGCTGGTGTACAGAATCACCGCATCGTCGGAGGGCTCGCGTTCCACCAGGCCGCCCATCGGGGCCGCCGACTCTGCCAACTTCTCGAGGCGGGGCGTTCCGGGGAAACTCGGCTCGGGCGCAAACGGCGGACCATCCAGCAGGCTTACGGCATCGACGCCGGCCAGGGCCGCTCCGGCCAGCCCCTCGGGAAGCATCGCCGCTCCGACGAAGAGTTTCGCCCCGCTGTCGCGCAGGACGTACTCCACCTCGCTCGCCCGCAGGAGCGAGTGGACCGGGACCACGACCGCGCCGATGGCCAGAGCGCCGTAATACGCGCGCGGAAAATCGGGCAGGTTGGGGATCATGAGCGCGACTCGGTCGCCCGCGTTCACGCCCCGATCGCGAAAGACGGCCGCGTAGCGCCGTGCCTGCTCCCAGAGTTGGGCGTAGGTCAAGCGCCCGGCGCCCAGAACAACGGCGGTACGATCGGCGTGGCGCAATGCCGATTCGGCCAGGATCGATGCGAGCGAGAGGGGCATGCTCGTTAGGTTTGGGTCGCCCGGCGGACATCCTGGAGGCGGGCGAGTAAAGGTACGGCCCCGATATGTTCTGAACAGATGATGCTTTGCCGTCGTCTGGAGAGTTTCGTACGTGTTCGGCCCGGGTCTGCTCTTCGTTGTGTCGGGCCCGTCGGGGGCCGGTAAAGACACCCTGGTCGATGCATTGCGCGCTCGCATGCCGCGGCTGCGGTACTCCGTCTCGGCGACGACGCGCGATCCGCGGCCGGGCGAGCGGGAAGGCGAGCATTACTTCTTTCTCCCGCGGGACGAGTTCGAGCGGCGACGGGGCGCCGACGGCTTTCTCGAGTGGCGCGAATACAACGACAACCTCTACGGCACGCCGCGCGATTTCGTCGAGCGGACGCTGACCGAAGGCTACGATCTCATCATGAAGCCCGAAGTCAACGGTGCCCTCTCGATCAAGAAAACCTTCCCGGACGCCGTGCTGATCTTCTTGCTGCCGGACCGGTTCTCGCACTTACGGGCACGGTTGCTCGCACGGCGAACCGAGACGAACGAAGAGATTGCCGGGCGTCTGGAGATTGCCCATCGTGAAGTCAAGTCGATTCGCGACTTCGACTACATCGTCATCAACGAAGAGCGCCGTTCCGAGGATGCGGTTCGGGACATGCAGGCGATCCTGCAGGCGGAACGCTTTCGCATCCATCGCTTCAGCGACGACTCAATAAGGAATTTGGAAGAATCATAATGGCTAAAAGCAAGATCTCGGTATTCGGCGATCTCGACGTTCTCATGACCAAGGTCGACTCGAAATTCAGCCTGGTCAACGTAGCGACCAAGCGCGCCAAACAGCTGAACAACCATCCCGACTTGGCGCTCACGGAGCACGTGAACCTCAACAAGCCCGTCTCGACGGCGCTCAACGAAATCGCCGACGGCAGGATCCAGTTCCATCGCACCCGCGAAGGCATTAAATAGCAGCGCTATGTGCGGGATCGTAGGGTACATCGGCGAGCGCGACAGCGTTCCGATTATTCTGGACGCGCTGGCGCGCCTGGAGTACCGTGGGTACGATAGCGCGGGCATCGCCGTTATCGACTGCGACGGCGCGCTGACCGGGAGCAAAGCCGAAGGCAAGCTCGCGCGATTGACCGAGCGGCTGCGTAACGGCGAGCGTCTCTCGGGCAAGGTAGGCGTCGGACATACGCGTTGGGCAACGCACGGGCGCCCGTCGGATGCAAACGCCCATCCCCACGCGGATTGCACGGGCAAGATCGCGGTCGTTCACAACGGCATCATCGAGAATTACGGCTCGCTTCGCAAGCGGTTGATCGAACTCGGTCATACGTTCAAGAGTGAAACGGATACCGAAGTGATCGCGCATCTCATCGAGATGCACTACGCCGGCAGCCTCGAGGAGGCCGTGCGCGCGACGCTGCGCGACGTTCGCGGCGCGTACGCGCTCGGCGTGATCAGTTCGGACGATCCCGACCACCTGATCTTTGCCCGCAATGGAGCCAGTCCGCTCGTCGTCGGTATCGCCGATGGCGAGATCTTCGTCGCCTCGGACACGCCGGCGATCCTGCAATATACGCGCAAGCAGATCATTCTTCAAGAGGGCGAGATGGTCGTCGTCGGCCGCGACGGCTGGCGCCTGACGGACTACGACGGCAACCCAGTCCACCGCGACGTCGTGCAAGTGATGTGGGATGCGAGCTCCGCCGAGAAGAGCGGTTTCAAACACTTCATGCTCAAGGAGATCTTCGAGCAGCCCAATGTGATCAAGGAGACGCTCGCCGGGCGCATTGACGAAAGCAACGACGTGCGGCTCGCCGCCGAAGTCGGAATCGACGAGAAGCAATTGACGGCGATATCTAAAATCGCCATTACCGGATGCGGGACGGCATATCACGCCGGGCTCGTGGGGCAATACCTCCTGCGCTCGCTCGTGCATCTTCCCGTTGAGATGGAGCTGGCCAGCGAGTTTCGTTACGGCGATCCGGTGATCGATTCGACCGCGCTGACGATCGCGATGTCGCAATCCGGCGAGACCGCCGATACGATCGAGGCCGTGAAGATCGCCAAGCAGTCGGGTTCGGCCGTGCTCGGGATCTGCAACGTGCTCGGCTCGCATCTCACGCGTGTCGCCGACGGAACGCTCTTCACGCGCGGCGGCCCGGAGATCGGCGTCGCCGCGACCAAAACCTACCTCAGCCAAGTGACGGCGATGACGCTCTTCGCCCTCTATCTCGCGCGACTGCGCGGGAGCGCTCCGCTCGAGCGGCTGCGTGAGATCGCCGACAACACGAAGCTGCTGCCGGCGGCGATCGACGTCGTTCTCAACACGAGCGACGATATCAAACGGGTCGCCAAAATCATTCGCAAGAGCCGATCGGTGTTGTTCATCGG encodes:
- the rpoZ gene encoding DNA-directed RNA polymerase subunit omega; translated protein: MAKSKISVFGDLDVLMTKVDSKFSLVNVATKRAKQLNNHPDLALTEHVNLNKPVSTALNEIADGRIQFHRTREGIK
- the glmS gene encoding glutamine--fructose-6-phosphate transaminase (isomerizing); the encoded protein is MCGIVGYIGERDSVPIILDALARLEYRGYDSAGIAVIDCDGALTGSKAEGKLARLTERLRNGERLSGKVGVGHTRWATHGRPSDANAHPHADCTGKIAVVHNGIIENYGSLRKRLIELGHTFKSETDTEVIAHLIEMHYAGSLEEAVRATLRDVRGAYALGVISSDDPDHLIFARNGASPLVVGIADGEIFVASDTPAILQYTRKQIILQEGEMVVVGRDGWRLTDYDGNPVHRDVVQVMWDASSAEKSGFKHFMLKEIFEQPNVIKETLAGRIDESNDVRLAAEVGIDEKQLTAISKIAITGCGTAYHAGLVGQYLLRSLVHLPVEMELASEFRYGDPVIDSTALTIAMSQSGETADTIEAVKIAKQSGSAVLGICNVLGSHLTRVADGTLFTRGGPEIGVAATKTYLSQVTAMTLFALYLARLRGSAPLERLREIADNTKLLPAAIDVVLNTSDDIKRVAKIIRKSRSVLFIGRYINFPTALEGALKLKEISYIHAEGYAAGEMKHGPIALLDSSVPVIGVMTDGRVREKILSNLAESKAREAQIIVVANHGDEEAKAIADHVFWVPKVDELLSPIVNIVPLQLLAYHIADIEGKDVDQPRNLAKTVTVE
- the gmk gene encoding guanylate kinase; the protein is MFGPGLLFVVSGPSGAGKDTLVDALRARMPRLRYSVSATTRDPRPGEREGEHYFFLPRDEFERRRGADGFLEWREYNDNLYGTPRDFVERTLTEGYDLIMKPEVNGALSIKKTFPDAVLIFLLPDRFSHLRARLLARRTETNEEIAGRLEIAHREVKSIRDFDYIVINEERRSEDAVRDMQAILQAERFRIHRFSDDSIRNLEES
- a CDS encoding NFACT RNA binding domain-containing protein; translation: MYTDWLLIYRAARDLGERLRGARVRDVGGLADGRLALALWHRGTTTLLCIDSFAPTPVVTLEDGELPIADEPGFVRAAGAALRASVLQAVRSRKGDRLLRLEFGTRSRFGVESGYALVCELVPRFGNVVLLKDQTVVAAAKEFSLAENGTRAVETGQTYQPPPLDGTRYVPKLLMDGYGPERGAAIVDALLRDDAAREPLYVYRRDGALVQAHLAALPQFAELTLERAGDIFAIFGEDRSAHTHADQSDRLAKRRRDLERTLADRERKLRSELAQIAGMLRAAGERGSLRERGDAIYATLHELDGLDRTTAKERATAFFAKYKKLGSTAEHLAARRADLESGLEDIGHLRWELERAAEGEIGDVAEAIAGLDAHRGKPRVRNAGRKRKPLQYATASGSRIFVGRTPVENADLTFRVARPNDLWFHVQNQPGAHVILQRDERGEPADPDIVAAASLAALHSKAKTSPKVTVDFTLRKFVRKRPSAAPGLVFYTHSRSLFVEPREIGVTLLR
- a CDS encoding long-chain fatty acid--CoA ligase, with amino-acid sequence MPLSLASILAESALRHADRTAVVLGAGRLTYAQLWEQARRYAAVFRDRGVNAGDRVALMIPNLPDFPRAYYGALAIGAVVVPVHSLLRASEVEYVLRDSGAKLFVGAAMLPEGLAGAALAGVDAVSLLDGPPFAPEPSFPGTPRLEKLAESAAPMGGLVEREPSDDAVILYTSGTTGAPKGALLSQFNMVMNAQVSAFDLFAVQPEDVMLGCLPLFHSFGQTCVMNTAFRIGASVVLMPRFDGAAALDLLVRENVTLFSGVPTMYLALLEAAKKDPRRPALRACSSGGSALPLAILERFEAEFGAPIYEGYGLSETSPVASFNQQAFGRKAGTVGCAIWGVDLRIADAEIENRIEFVATGEIGEVVIRGHNVFKGYLNRPEATAAVMVEGWFRSGDLGTQDADGFVSIVDRKKDMVLRGGYNVYPREVEDVLVRHPAIAQVAVIGIPDPVHGEEIVAVIVLGSETPAPAAADLIAWSKERLARYKYPRRVEFVEAFPLGPSGKVLKRELVARFS